The following are encoded in a window of Fretibacter rubidus genomic DNA:
- the leuB gene encoding 3-isopropylmalate dehydrogenase: MTTITFTYLPGDGIGPEVGQAAIAVLNAVANKFGHGLDFEEHLIGGAAIDAGLKPLPDATYAHCKATGAILLGAVGGPKWDHLKGADRPELGSLLPLRKNLNLYANIRPCKPYAALIDHAPLKRERLEGVDFVVMRELTGGIYFGDKGRDNLGAYDECRYSEAEVERIAIKAFDLAMTRRKKVTSVDKSNVLETSRLWRETVIKVAARYPEVELEHLLVDAMTMHMLTRAQDFDVILTENMFGDILTDEASVLCGSMGVIPSASISYGTLGMYEPIHGSAPDIAGQGKANPLAMILSAAWMLRLSMGMDTEAAAIEAAVEAALDGGHTTGDLGGSLSTSEVGDWIASHVAH, translated from the coding sequence ATGACCACCATAACATTCACATATTTGCCCGGTGACGGCATCGGGCCAGAGGTCGGGCAAGCGGCAATTGCGGTGCTTAACGCTGTGGCCAATAAATTCGGGCACGGCCTTGATTTTGAAGAGCATTTGATTGGCGGCGCGGCAATTGATGCGGGGCTAAAACCCTTGCCAGATGCGACCTACGCCCATTGTAAAGCCACGGGCGCGATATTGCTCGGCGCGGTCGGTGGCCCGAAATGGGATCATTTAAAAGGCGCAGACAGACCAGAGCTTGGCTCGCTGCTACCGCTGCGTAAAAACCTGAACCTCTATGCCAATATCCGCCCGTGTAAGCCCTATGCGGCGCTGATTGACCACGCCCCGTTAAAGCGTGAACGGCTGGAGGGCGTGGATTTTGTAGTCATGCGAGAGCTGACCGGCGGGATATATTTTGGCGATAAAGGCCGTGATAATTTGGGGGCCTATGATGAATGCCGCTATAGCGAGGCGGAAGTGGAACGCATCGCTATCAAAGCCTTTGATCTGGCCATGACGCGGCGCAAAAAAGTCACAAGTGTCGATAAATCCAATGTGTTGGAAACATCGCGACTATGGCGCGAAACGGTCATTAAAGTCGCCGCGCGTTATCCAGAGGTCGAGCTTGAGCATCTTCTCGTTGATGCCATGACGATGCATATGCTGACCCGTGCGCAGGATTTTGACGTTATCCTGACAGAGAATATGTTTGGCGATATCCTGACCGATGAGGCTTCTGTGCTCTGCGGTTCTATGGGCGTTATTCCGTCCGCGTCTATCTCTTACGGCACGCTTGGCATGTATGAACCCATCCACGGCAGCGCGCCCGATATCGCGGGCCAAGGCAAAGCCAATCCGCTCGCGATGATATTATCGGCCGCTTGGATGTTGCGCTTGTCTATGGGCATGGACACGGAGGCCGCCGCGATTGAGGCGGCTGTTGAGGCCGCGCTTGACGGGGGACACACCACGGGTGATCTGGGCGGGAGCCTTTCCACATCAGAGGTCGGCGACTGGATCGCGAGCCATGTCGCGCATTAA
- the leuD gene encoding 3-isopropylmalate dehydratase small subunit, producing MSFTPLKTVTSKTLVLPAANIDTDQIIPARFLTVTSRDGLGKHAFNDWRYNDDGSETDHILNSDAAKQCQILIGGHNFGCGSSREHAPWSLTDYGFRVVISSEIADIFKGNSLKNGLLPIVIDPMAHQWLLDHPGEEVTVDLEACDVRLPKNGGTYKFEIDQFSRHCLMEGVDEMGYLSAQDDAIAAYEAGQ from the coding sequence ATGAGCTTCACGCCCTTAAAAACTGTCACCTCCAAGACGCTCGTTTTACCCGCGGCCAATATCGACACAGACCAAATTATTCCCGCGCGCTTTCTGACGGTGACATCGCGCGACGGTCTGGGCAAACATGCGTTTAATGATTGGCGCTATAATGATGACGGGTCAGAAACGGATCATATCTTAAACTCTGATGCGGCAAAGCAATGCCAAATCCTAATCGGGGGGCATAATTTTGGTTGCGGCAGTTCACGCGAACATGCGCCGTGGTCGCTCACCGATTACGGCTTTCGCGTGGTGATAAGCTCTGAAATCGCTGATATTTTCAAAGGCAATTCACTGAAAAACGGGCTGCTACCTATCGTGATTGATCCCATGGCGCATCAATGGTTGCTCGACCATCCGGGCGAAGAGGTCACGGTCGACCTAGAGGCTTGCGACGTGCGCCTGCCCAAAAACGGCGGAACCTATAAGTTTGAAATTGACCAGTTTTCCCGTCATTGCCTAATGGAAGGCGTTGACGAAATGGGCTATCTCTCCGCGCAAGACGACGCGATAGCAGCCTATGAAGCGGGACAATAA
- the leuC gene encoding 3-isopropylmalate dehydratase large subunit, producing MPKTLFDKVWERHIVTSEASANPATLYIDLHLIHEVTSPQAFTVLRERGLKVRRPDRTLATIDHSTPTLINEDGSRPFVTEQASKQVAMLLDNTAEHGIETHGWDSGHRGIVHVMGPELGATQPGMTIVCGDSHTSTHGAFGAIAFGIGTTQVGHVLATQCILMRKPKTMAIEVNGALGEGVTAKDVILAIIAEIGVGGGTGYALEYRGDVFEAMSMDERMTVCNMSIEAGARCGMIAPDKTTFEYLRGRKFVPSDDNGDFDAACKDWASLATDAGAEFDKVVTLRAEDIRPMVTYGTHPGHAMPIDALIPQSADEADDKALDYMQVKAGTKIAGHKVDRVFIGSCTNSRMDDLRAAASVMKGRKVVDGLIAIVVPGSEQIKKDAEAEGLHDVFTAAGAEWREPGCSMCIAMNGDKAAPGELVVSTSNRNFAGRQGPGARTVLASPATAATAAVTGVITDPRSLKPLEGAAA from the coding sequence ATGCCTAAAACCTTATTCGACAAAGTCTGGGAGCGTCATATTGTGACGTCTGAAGCGTCCGCTAATCCTGCGACGCTTTATATTGACCTGCACCTTATTCACGAAGTGACATCGCCGCAGGCCTTTACGGTATTGCGCGAACGGGGGCTAAAGGTGCGCCGTCCTGACCGCACGCTGGCCACGATTGACCATTCGACCCCGACGTTGATTAATGAAGACGGCAGTCGTCCTTTTGTGACTGAACAAGCCAGCAAGCAAGTCGCGATGTTGCTGGACAACACAGCCGAGCACGGCATTGAAACGCATGGCTGGGATAGCGGTCACCGCGGGATTGTCCACGTCATGGGGCCAGAGCTTGGCGCGACGCAACCCGGCATGACTATTGTTTGCGGCGATAGCCATACCAGCACCCACGGGGCCTTTGGCGCGATTGCCTTTGGGATTGGCACGACCCAAGTCGGGCACGTTCTTGCGACGCAATGCATCTTGATGCGCAAACCCAAAACCATGGCGATTGAAGTCAACGGCGCATTGGGTGAGGGGGTCACCGCCAAAGATGTTATCCTCGCGATTATTGCCGAAATCGGTGTGGGCGGCGGCACGGGCTACGCGCTGGAATATCGCGGCGATGTGTTCGAGGCCATGTCGATGGATGAACGCATGACGGTTTGCAATATGTCCATCGAGGCAGGTGCGCGTTGCGGCATGATTGCGCCTGATAAGACCACATTTGAGTATCTACGCGGGCGGAAATTCGTGCCCAGTGATGACAATGGGGATTTTGATGCGGCGTGCAAAGATTGGGCGTCTCTCGCCACAGATGCGGGGGCCGAGTTTGACAAAGTCGTGACACTGCGCGCCGAAGACATCCGTCCTATGGTCACTTACGGGACGCACCCTGGTCACGCTATGCCGATTGACGCGCTTATCCCGCAGTCCGCCGACGAAGCCGATGACAAAGCGCTGGATTATATGCAGGTCAAAGCGGGCACCAAGATTGCTGGTCACAAGGTTGACCGCGTCTTTATCGGGTCTTGCACCAATTCGCGCATGGATGACCTGCGCGCCGCCGCCAGCGTTATGAAAGGCCGCAAGGTCGTTGACGGCCTGATCGCGATCGTCGTGCCGGGCTCTGAACAGATCAAAAAAGACGCCGAAGCCGAAGGGCTGCATGACGTCTTTACGGCGGCAGGGGCCGAGTGGCGCGAGCCCGGATGTTCCATGTGTATAGCGATGAACGGCGACAAGGCTGCGCCTGGCGAGCTTGTCGTGTCGACATCCAACCGTAATTTCGCAGGTCGCCAAGGGCCGGGCGCGCGCACCGTTCTGGCCAGCCCAGCAACGGCGGCGACAGCGGCCGTCACGGGTGTGATTACCGACCCCCGCAGCCTAAAACCTTTGGAAGGAGCCGCCGCATGA
- a CDS encoding 2-isopropylmalate synthase, whose amino-acid sequence MTDYVKIFDTTLRDGEQAPGFSMTGGQKLQVAKALEGLGVDIMEAGFAAASPGDFEAIHTIATEIKDSVVCSLARCNEGDIRASGEAIKPATQKGRGGRIHTFIATSPLHREFKLKMSKDEIVRRAVAGVELCRQYTDDVEFSAEDAIRTERDYLKRIVEAAIKAGASTINIPDTVGYTTPEEIQDLFVFLTTQVEGADGVTFSAHCHDDLGLAVANSLAAVRGGARQVECALNGIGERAGNCATEEVVMALRTRTDFYDLDTRIKTQGFYGASKLLATLTGNAVPRNKAIVGKNAFAHESGIHQHGVLANRETYEIMKPEHVGVSTDNLVLGKHSGRAALKDRASKLGFTLGDNQLKSLFVQFKDLADSKKEVFDADIEALILGEAIGTQGPWALKSLYVSAGSDDNRAPQATVTLTHENGSDKQAVSEAAGPVNAVFLAISQITGHPLHLESFAVQSVSEGKDAMAEASVRVSTEFETYQGRGASTDTVLAGAKAYLDVINRIERRAVREKSISAQH is encoded by the coding sequence ATGACTGACTACGTAAAAATATTTGACACCACCTTACGCGACGGCGAGCAAGCGCCGGGCTTTTCTATGACAGGTGGGCAAAAGCTCCAAGTCGCGAAAGCGCTAGAGGGGCTGGGTGTGGATATTATGGAGGCGGGCTTTGCCGCCGCGTCGCCCGGTGATTTTGAGGCCATTCACACCATCGCGACAGAGATCAAAGACAGTGTTGTCTGTTCACTCGCGCGCTGTAACGAAGGCGATATTCGCGCCTCTGGCGAGGCGATTAAACCCGCCACCCAAAAAGGGCGTGGGGGCCGCATCCATACCTTTATCGCGACCAGCCCGCTGCACCGCGAGTTTAAGCTGAAAATGAGCAAGGACGAAATTGTCCGCCGCGCGGTGGCCGGCGTCGAGCTGTGCCGTCAATATACGGATGATGTGGAATTTTCCGCAGAAGACGCCATTCGCACCGAACGCGATTACTTAAAACGCATTGTCGAAGCCGCCATTAAAGCAGGGGCGAGCACCATTAATATCCCTGACACGGTGGGCTATACAACGCCGGAGGAAATCCAAGACTTATTCGTCTTTCTGACCACCCAAGTTGAGGGCGCGGACGGCGTGACATTTTCCGCCCATTGTCATGATGATTTGGGTCTGGCCGTGGCTAACTCTCTCGCGGCAGTGCGGGGCGGGGCGCGGCAAGTGGAATGCGCGCTTAACGGTATTGGTGAACGCGCGGGGAATTGCGCGACAGAAGAAGTTGTCATGGCGCTGCGCACACGTACGGATTTTTATGACCTTGATACGCGCATTAAAACCCAAGGCTTTTACGGGGCGAGCAAATTACTCGCGACGCTGACGGGCAACGCTGTGCCGCGTAACAAAGCGATTGTTGGCAAAAACGCATTCGCCCATGAATCAGGCATTCACCAACATGGTGTGCTGGCCAATCGTGAAACTTATGAAATTATGAAACCCGAACATGTCGGCGTGTCCACGGATAACCTCGTGCTCGGCAAACATTCGGGCCGTGCAGCGCTAAAAGACCGCGCGTCAAAGCTTGGTTTTACGCTCGGCGACAATCAACTCAAAAGCCTATTTGTGCAGTTTAAAGACTTGGCCGATTCCAAGAAGGAAGTCTTTGACGCCGATATTGAAGCGCTTATTTTGGGCGAAGCGATTGGCACACAGGGGCCGTGGGCGCTAAAATCACTTTACGTGAGCGCGGGCTCAGATGATAACCGCGCGCCGCAAGCGACCGTCACGCTAACCCATGAAAACGGGTCTGATAAACAGGCCGTATCAGAAGCCGCAGGGCCCGTGAACGCCGTATTCCTCGCCATATCGCAAATCACGGGGCATCCATTGCATTTGGAAAGCTTCGCTGTGCAATCTGTGTCAGAGGGCAAAGACGCCATGGCCGAAGCGTCGGTCCGCGTCTCAACAGAGTTTGAAACCTACCAAGGGCGCGGGGCCAGCACCGACACAGTGCTCGCGGGGGCGAAAGCCTATCTTGACGTGATCAACCGCATCGAACGCCGCGCCGTGCGCGAAAAATCCATCTCGGCGCAGCATTGA
- a CDS encoding ACT domain-containing protein — protein MTELQRDKTFEPSGVQGKLKIVLHDVSGTLLRALGTIERRGYDYRDVHCTQRVDGDFDLLVHVEDTGGPNDLDTLCLQLERLYNVVSAERVGRRKRAEHA, from the coding sequence ATGACTGAATTACAACGCGATAAGACTTTTGAGCCTTCGGGTGTGCAGGGCAAGTTGAAGATTGTTCTGCATGATGTGTCTGGGACGCTGCTGCGCGCGCTCGGCACGATAGAGCGGCGCGGTTATGACTACCGTGATGTGCATTGTACGCAGCGCGTGGACGGGGATTTTGACTTGCTTGTCCATGTTGAAGATACAGGCGGGCCGAATGATTTGGACACGCTGTGTTTACAGCTAGAGCGACTGTATAATGTTGTGAGCGCAGAGCGCGTGGGACGGCGAAAACGCGCTGAGCATGCTTGA
- the ilvG gene encoding acetolactate synthase 2 catalytic subunit has translation MTTATQFTKQQTEVMENREPKSGSQLLLQSLEAQGVDMIFGYPGGAIMPVYDELPRYPSLRHILCRHEQGCGMAAIGYARATGKVGTAFATSGPGATNLVTAIADAYLDSVPVVFVTGQVPSNLMGTDAFQEVDIIGITLPIVKHSYIARDPADLPGMIAEAYFIAAEGRPGPVLIDLPKDVANAVTTERHRWRPYPKVKPEMGESREIAAAEKLMREAKKPLFYIGGGIAQGDGVDELRELVERTQIPVVSTLKGLGSLPSDHPNYLGMLGMHGLKAANYAVQECDLLIVCGARFDDRATGKLDTFAPEAKVIHMDIDIAEINKLRRVNVGLDGSLKKNLAALDPFNGGAAPDIKAWTDMCYARRTEHEWDYAGGAANAAPTVYAPKLLHDLSRRAPESAIFTCDVGQHQMWVAQHCYFDEPKDHITSGGLGTMGFGLPAGLGAKLGAPDRTVITVSGDGSIMMNIQELATLHRYDIPLKIVLLDNSVLGMVRQWQEVFFDKNYSETNLDDNPDFALVAKSFQIDAFTVNTADEVDAGIDRLLSTDGPVLMHVKIDPNENVWPLVPPGRSNADMMER, from the coding sequence ATGACCACAGCAACGCAGTTTACAAAGCAGCAGACCGAAGTGATGGAAAATCGCGAGCCGAAATCTGGCTCACAACTCCTGCTGCAAAGTCTGGAAGCGCAGGGCGTGGATATGATTTTCGGCTATCCGGGCGGCGCGATTATGCCTGTCTATGACGAGCTACCGCGTTATCCCAGTTTGCGCCACATCCTGTGTCGCCATGAACAGGGCTGTGGTATGGCGGCGATTGGTTACGCGCGCGCAACGGGCAAGGTCGGCACAGCCTTCGCCACCTCTGGTCCGGGGGCGACAAACCTTGTGACGGCTATTGCTGACGCCTATCTCGACTCTGTTCCTGTGGTCTTTGTCACGGGCCAAGTGCCGTCTAATTTAATGGGCACCGATGCGTTCCAAGAGGTGGATATCATCGGTATCACCCTGCCGATTGTAAAGCACAGCTATATCGCACGTGACCCTGCTGATTTGCCGGGCATGATTGCCGAGGCCTATTTTATCGCCGCAGAAGGGCGTCCGGGACCCGTGCTGATTGACCTTCCCAAAGACGTCGCCAATGCGGTCACGACGGAACGTCACCGCTGGCGGCCATACCCCAAGGTAAAGCCCGAAATGGGCGAAAGCCGAGAGATTGCAGCGGCTGAAAAGCTGATGCGTGAAGCGAAAAAACCGCTATTTTATATCGGCGGCGGTATCGCCCAAGGCGACGGTGTGGATGAATTACGAGAGCTTGTCGAGCGCACGCAAATCCCTGTTGTCAGCACGCTAAAGGGTCTCGGCTCTCTGCCGTCTGATCATCCCAATTACCTTGGTATGCTGGGGATGCACGGGCTGAAAGCGGCTAATTACGCGGTGCAAGAATGTGATTTGCTGATCGTTTGCGGCGCGCGTTTTGATGACCGCGCCACGGGCAAGCTCGATACTTTCGCGCCCGAAGCCAAAGTCATCCATATGGATATTGATATTGCGGAAATTAACAAATTGCGCCGCGTGAATGTCGGCTTGGACGGGTCCCTCAAAAAGAACCTTGCCGCGCTTGATCCGTTTAACGGCGGAGCGGCACCTGACATCAAAGCGTGGACGGATATGTGCTATGCCCGCCGCACGGAACATGAATGGGACTATGCGGGCGGGGCGGCCAATGCGGCGCCAACGGTTTATGCGCCAAAGCTGCTCCATGATCTCTCCCGCCGCGCACCAGAAAGCGCGATTTTCACCTGTGATGTCGGGCAGCACCAAATGTGGGTGGCGCAGCATTGTTATTTTGATGAACCCAAAGATCACATCACGAGTGGCGGCCTTGGCACGATGGGCTTTGGCCTGCCAGCGGGGCTAGGGGCTAAGCTCGGCGCGCCAGACCGCACAGTAATTACCGTGTCGGGGGACGGCTCTATCATGATGAACATCCAAGAACTCGCCACGCTGCACCGCTATGATATTCCGCTGAAAATTGTGCTGCTGGATAACTCTGTGCTCGGTATGGTGCGTCAATGGCAAGAAGTGTTCTTTGATAAGAATTATTCCGAGACGAATTTGGACGATAATCCCGATTTCGCCTTGGTCGCCAAATCGTTCCAGATTGATGCCTTTACGGTCAACACAGCCGATGAAGTCGACGCAGGCATTGACCGCTTGTTATCCACCGACGGTCCCGTCCTCATGCACGTCAAAATCGACCCGAATGAGAATGTTTGGCCCTTGGTTCCTCCCGGGCGCAGTAACGCCGACATGATGGAGCGGTAG
- the ilvC gene encoding ketol-acid reductoisomerase — translation MSKPTSSALSIYYDKDCDLSIIKKKKVAVLGYGSQGRAHALNLKDSGVDVVVGLRPDSATNKKVKADGLESKATADAVKGADVVMVLTPDEYQAKIYREDIEPNIKEGAAMAFGHGFAIHYGQIAPRRDLDVIMIAPKAPGHTVRNEFTNGRGIPDLIAIAQDANGGHALELAKSYASAIGGGRTAIIHTTFKDETETDLFGEQAVLCGGVVELIKMGFETLTEAGYPPELAYFECLHETKLIVDLIYEGGIANMNYSISNNAEYGEYVTGEAVVNDSSREAMRTCLKNIQNGDYAKSFIQEGALGYPSMTARRRNMEAHQIEQVGGQLREMMPWIAANKIIDKDKN, via the coding sequence ATGTCAAAACCCACCTCATCAGCATTAAGTATTTATTACGATAAAGACTGCGATCTCTCGATCATTAAGAAAAAGAAAGTCGCCGTTCTTGGCTATGGCTCCCAAGGGCGCGCTCATGCGCTGAACCTAAAGGACAGCGGCGTTGACGTTGTTGTCGGCCTTCGCCCAGATAGCGCAACCAATAAAAAGGTCAAAGCAGACGGGCTTGAGTCCAAAGCCACAGCCGATGCCGTCAAAGGCGCGGATGTTGTCATGGTGCTGACGCCGGATGAGTATCAAGCCAAGATTTACCGCGAAGATATTGAACCCAATATCAAAGAAGGCGCAGCCATGGCCTTTGGTCACGGTTTTGCCATCCATTACGGCCAGATTGCCCCGCGCCGTGATTTGGACGTGATTATGATTGCGCCCAAAGCCCCGGGTCACACCGTGCGTAATGAATTTACAAATGGTCGCGGTATTCCTGATCTGATTGCCATTGCGCAAGACGCCAATGGGGGCCACGCGCTGGAGCTTGCGAAATCCTATGCCTCTGCCATTGGTGGCGGTCGCACGGCGATTATCCACACCACGTTTAAAGACGAAACTGAAACTGATTTGTTTGGGGAACAGGCGGTCCTCTGCGGCGGCGTTGTCGAGCTGATTAAGATGGGTTTTGAGACATTGACCGAAGCAGGTTATCCGCCAGAGCTAGCCTATTTTGAATGTCTGCACGAAACAAAATTGATCGTGGATTTGATCTATGAAGGCGGCATTGCCAATATGAATTACTCCATTTCTAACAATGCGGAATACGGCGAATATGTCACCGGCGAAGCGGTGGTCAATGACAGCTCTCGCGAAGCCATGCGGACATGTTTGAAGAATATCCAAAATGGTGATTACGCGAAATCGTTCATCCAAGAAGGCGCACTCGGTTATCCGTCCATGACGGCCCGTCGGCGCAATATGGAAGCACACCAGATTGAGCAGGTTGGTGGACAACTTCGCGAGATGATGCCGTGGATTGCCGCCAATAAAATTATCGATAAAGATAAGAACTAA
- a CDS encoding dihydroxy-acid dehydratase yields the protein MSKRSDAIVKGPSRAAARAMLRASGMDDDNFDGPIIAVFNTWTNMGPCNMDLDKLAVPVRAGIRAAGGTPVDFNSIAVSDGITMGSEGMRASLMSREVICDSIELAVKGHSLDGVIILVGCDKTIPAAGMALARMNVPGVVVYGGSIMPGNHKGTDLSVQDVFEAVGACAAGIIDEAELKDIEKAACPGAGACGGQFTANSMAMAMTFLGLSPMGLNDIPAVHGDKNDAAFKAGQTVVACVKENRLPREMITHKSLMNAAIALSATAASTNAILHLLAIATEAGIDSFNIDHFDEISRNTPVIGDLKPGGKYMAFNLYEAGGSALIGKRLIDDGRIDDSPTVTGRSMFEEILDCQETDGQDVVRQFADPVKSRGGYGILYGDMAPEGCVVKLAGHGALFFEGTARVFESEEACFEVVQNNGVKKGDVIIIRNEGPAGGPGMREMLGVTAALVGQDLADHVALITDGRFSGASYGFVIGHVAPEAAHGGPIAHVRDGDKVTIDVEARTINVDADLTARAKDWTPPKPRYPSGAYAKFAKLVGSASKGAVTSFPFDT from the coding sequence ATGAGTAAACGCAGTGACGCCATCGTCAAAGGCCCCAGCCGCGCCGCCGCCCGCGCCATGTTGCGCGCATCGGGCATGGATGATGATAATTTTGACGGCCCGATTATCGCCGTGTTCAATACATGGACCAATATGGGGCCGTGTAATATGGATCTCGATAAGCTCGCCGTGCCGGTCCGCGCGGGTATTCGCGCTGCTGGCGGTACGCCTGTGGACTTTAACTCTATCGCGGTTTCTGACGGTATCACAATGGGGAGCGAAGGCATGCGCGCGAGCCTGATGTCCCGCGAGGTCATTTGCGATAGTATTGAGCTTGCCGTGAAAGGCCATTCGCTGGACGGTGTGATTATCCTTGTGGGCTGTGACAAAACGATCCCAGCAGCAGGCATGGCGCTGGCCCGCATGAATGTGCCAGGTGTTGTGGTCTACGGCGGCTCTATTATGCCGGGCAATCACAAAGGCACAGATTTGTCTGTTCAAGATGTGTTTGAAGCTGTGGGCGCCTGCGCAGCGGGTATCATTGACGAGGCTGAGCTAAAAGATATTGAAAAAGCAGCTTGCCCCGGGGCAGGGGCTTGCGGCGGGCAGTTTACAGCCAATTCCATGGCCATGGCGATGACGTTTCTTGGTCTGTCGCCTATGGGACTCAACGACATTCCAGCAGTTCACGGCGATAAAAACGACGCGGCCTTTAAAGCAGGTCAGACGGTCGTGGCCTGTGTGAAAGAAAACCGCCTCCCGCGCGAAATGATTACGCATAAATCGTTGATGAATGCCGCGATTGCGCTGTCTGCCACGGCGGCCTCGACCAATGCGATTTTGCACCTTTTGGCCATTGCCACTGAAGCGGGCATCGACAGCTTTAACATCGACCATTTTGACGAAATCTCCCGCAACACGCCCGTCATTGGGGACTTGAAACCCGGTGGGAAATATATGGCCTTTAACCTCTATGAGGCTGGCGGCTCTGCGCTCATCGGTAAGCGCCTGATTGATGATGGCCGTATTGACGACAGTCCCACAGTCACGGGTCGGTCAATGTTTGAAGAAATCCTCGATTGCCAAGAAACAGACGGCCAAGACGTCGTGCGGCAGTTCGCGGATCCTGTGAAATCACGCGGTGGTTACGGTATTTTATACGGCGATATGGCCCCCGAAGGCTGTGTCGTGAAACTGGCGGGTCACGGTGCCCTGTTTTTTGAAGGCACAGCGCGCGTATTCGAGAGTGAAGAGGCCTGTTTCGAGGTTGTGCAAAATAACGGCGTTAAAAAAGGCGACGTCATCATTATTCGCAATGAAGGCCCCGCTGGCGGGCCGGGCATGCGCGAAATGCTGGGTGTTACGGCGGCGCTGGTCGGTCAAGATTTGGCAGACCATGTCGCGCTGATTACCGACGGTCGTTTTTCGGGCGCGTCATACGGCTTTGTTATTGGACACGTTGCCCCAGAAGCCGCCCACGGCGGCCCTATCGCTCATGTCCGCGATGGCGATAAGGTCACGATTGATGTCGAGGCGCGCACAATTAATGTTGATGCTGACCTAACCGCGCGGGCCAAAGACTGGACACCGCCCAAACCCAGATACCCATCAGGCGCTTATGCCAAATTTGCTAAACTCGTTGGCTCTGCGTCCAAAGGCGCGGTTACCTCTTTTCCATTTGATACTTAG
- the metB gene encoding cystathionine gamma-synthase, with the protein MTDKKHISTQTVQAEIGADPAFGSVPPPLYLSSTYLWPSVAQKGPYDYGRTNNPNRDGLARALATLEGGAGAVITSSGMSAIDLVFNLLKADDLIIAPHDCYGGTHRLLTHRAQQGRMRVEFVDQGNADALGQALGKKPALILIETPSNPLMRLVDIAAICKAAKAVGAITMVDNTFLSPVRQQPLTLGADVVIHSTTKYLNGHSDIIGGAVIAKTADMADQLAWWANCIGVTGAAFDSHQTLRGLRTLALRMDKAEANALAIAKWLHKQRAVSKVYYPGLKSDPGHKLMKRQQSGPGAMLSFELKAGAKAATDLAENIDIFGLAASLGGVESLICQPSTMTHRGMAEEARREAGITDDLLRISVGIEDSADLIKALEDGFAQIG; encoded by the coding sequence ATGACCGATAAAAAACATATCTCGACACAAACGGTGCAGGCTGAAATTGGCGCGGATCCTGCTTTTGGTTCTGTACCGCCGCCGCTCTATCTCTCCTCGACCTATCTTTGGCCCAGCGTGGCGCAGAAGGGGCCGTATGATTATGGCCGCACGAATAACCCCAATCGCGATGGTTTGGCGCGCGCGCTGGCGACACTCGAGGGCGGGGCAGGGGCCGTTATTACAAGCTCTGGCATGAGCGCGATTGATCTGGTTTTTAACCTGCTCAAAGCCGATGACCTCATCATTGCGCCGCATGATTGTTACGGTGGCACGCACAGGCTTTTGACCCACCGCGCGCAGCAAGGCCGTATGCGGGTTGAATTTGTTGACCAAGGCAATGCAGACGCGTTGGGGCAGGCTTTGGGTAAAAAACCTGCGCTGATTTTGATTGAAACGCCGTCTAATCCGCTGATGCGTCTTGTAGACATTGCGGCCATTTGCAAAGCAGCCAAAGCGGTCGGCGCGATAACCATGGTAGATAACACCTTCCTATCGCCTGTGCGCCAGCAACCGCTCACGCTGGGTGCGGATGTCGTCATCCATAGCACGACGAAATATCTGAACGGTCACAGCGATATTATCGGCGGCGCCGTGATTGCGAAAACGGCGGATATGGCCGACCAACTCGCGTGGTGGGCTAATTGTATTGGGGTCACGGGGGCGGCCTTTGATAGTCATCAGACCCTACGCGGGCTGCGGACACTAGCGCTGCGTATGGATAAGGCAGAGGCAAATGCATTGGCCATTGCGAAATGGCTGCACAAGCAAAGGGCCGTCTCTAAGGTTTACTATCCGGGCCTGAAATCAGACCCAGGGCATAAGCTGATGAAGCGTCAACAATCGGGGCCGGGGGCGATGTTATCCTTTGAGCTTAAGGCCGGCGCGAAAGCCGCCACTGATCTGGCTGAAAATATTGATATTTTTGGTCTCGCGGCCAGCCTTGGTGGTGTCGAGAGTTTGATTTGCCAACCTTCCACCATGACCCACCGCGGTATGGCCGAAGAGGCAAGGCGAGAGGCGGGCATCACGGATGATTTATTACGAATTTCCGTGGGTATTGAGGATAGCGCCGATTTGATTAAGGCGTTAGAGGACGGTTTTGCGCAAATTGGCTAA